Below is a window of Yimella sp. cx-51 DNA.
GCAGACGGGGTCGGTAGCAGTGCTGCCCCCGGTCCCGTGCGGGGTGTGGTGGTGCTCGTGGCTGGCCATGTGCTGCTCCTCTGGGGTGGGCACCGGGTGGATGGGTGCCGGTCGTGTGCGGGGACGTGGAGGTTCGTGGAGTGCAGGTCAGCGCATCGTGGTGTCGCGCCCCATCCAGGCCATCATCAGACCCATCATCGCCAGGCAGGCGATGGCGTAGACCACGCCGACGGCCCCAATCGCGCCGGCGGCGAGCAGGGCGCCCAGGAGCAGGAGCATGGGCAGGCACATCAGCCACATCCACCACCCGTGTCGGTGCGGGGTCGACGACGGGCCCGGGTGGGTGGTCCCGACGCGGCCTGCGGTGTGCTGCTGCTTGGAGCTCATTGCTGCCTCCTTGTCCTGATGGTGGGTGCTGCTCTTACTCTGATCGTGGCGCTCTGCTGTGGTGCTCGTGCTGCGGGATGACGATGATCTGGTCAAGATCCGTCAGGACCGAGCAGCGCCCTGGTCGTTGCGCCGAGGTCGGTGGTGGTGCTCACCGTGTCGCTGCTGACGAAGAGGACCTCGACCGTGCCGTCGGCGCCCCTCCCGGCCCACATGGCATCGACGGCGCCGACCGACTGCGACCCGACCTTCCAGGTGTCCCCGCGGTCGGTGCTGATCGCCAGGTGACCGTCGGTGGTGCTGATAACCACGCTCTGCTCGTCGGCCCAGGAGGCGAGCACAGCGGGCTTGGGGGTGGGGATGGTGCGCCACGTCGACCCGTCGTCGGTGCTGGTGAGCAGACCCATCTGCGTCGTGGCCAGCAGCTGCCCCGATGAGGGGGCCGACGCCAGCCACCGCGGCGGCGCAGGGATGGCGCGAGTGGTCCAGGTGCGCCCGTCAGAGGTGATGCGCAGCTGTCCGTCGAAACCGACGACCTTCGTGGGTCCTGCGGCCAACGCGTGGAAGTCAGAGCTGCCACCTCGCGAGAGCACCGACCATGACCGTCCTGCGTCGCTGGAGCGGATCAGCCCCAGCGGCTGAGGCAGGTCGGTCGCCGCGACCCCGGGATGCCCGGAGGCGTACAGGCGCCCCTCGGCGTCAGCGGCGAAGCCCATGAGGTCCATGACCGGCCCCCGGCGTCTCAGACCGTCGGGCTCGTCGACGAAGAGGCCCTCGTGGGTGGCCAGCATCAACTTGCCTGTCTGGGGCTCGCGGGCCAAGGCGTGGATGTGGGTGATGGCCGTGCCGGTCCGCGGGCTCGTGCCTGGCGCGCCCGGTGCCCCGCTTGCGCTCAACGGGCTCGGGGCGGATGCATCCCCCCGGCCTGGGTCCTGCCCGGCGCCGCAGGCAGCGGTCAGGGACACCACGGCCACGACTATCGCCATCGCCGAGGACAGTCGCCGTGCCTGCCTCATGAGGTGTACTCGAGGGCGATCATCATGCCGGCCTCGGCGTGGTAGATGTTGTGGCAGTGGATCATCCAGCTGCCGACGTTGTCGGCATCGAGGTCGATGGCCAGGCTCTGCATGGGGGCCATGAGGACGGTGTCCTTCCGCAGCCCCGAGGGGAGCGCGAAGGTGTGGCCGTGCAGGTGCAGCGGGTGGGTCATCATCGTCTGGTTGACCGCGTTGAGCCGCAACCGTTGTCCCTCGGCGACCTCCAGTGCGTCGTTGTCGCCGAAGGGCCCCCCGTTGATCCCCCACCGGTAGGGGCTCATCGAGCCCTGCAGTCTCAGGTCCAGGGTGACGTCGGGATCCTTCTGCGGTAGCCGGGCCGCGTCCGTCGGCGTGAGCTCGGAGCCGACGAGAACGTCGCCGTGCAGCTCGACCGGGGTGACCCCGGGATCGGGGGCCGTCCCGGAGCCGGTGCGAACCAGCGCCAGGCCCTGGCCTCCGGTGGTCTTGCCGAACGGCCGCGCGACGAGCGGGAAGACTCCATCAGCGAGGGTGACGACGGCGTCGTAGCGCTCGCCCATCCCGATGTAGAGGGCGTCGACCTCCTCCGGCTGGACCGCGTAGCCGTCAGTGTGGGTCACCGACATCTGGTGGCCACCCAACGCGACGGTGAAGATGGTGTCCGACGCAGCGTTGATGAGCCGCAGGCGGATCTTCTGCCCGGGCTTGGCGGACAGGACGTCCGGGTCGCTGGGGGCCTTCCCGTTGATGAGGAACATGGGGTACTGCACGTCACCGGCGTCCCCCCACGGCGCCGCGCCGGCGCCGCCACCGCCCATCGAGCCGTGATCCATCCGGGACATCGACCCATGGTCCATGCCGCCCATGCCTCCGGAGCTGGACGCGCCGCCGTCGCCGATGAGCTTCTTGAGCACATCGTCAGGGGTTGTCCCCGTCCCGTCGATCCAGTCGTCCAGGACCAGCACCCATTCCTCGTCGTAGTCGCCGCGCTCGCGCGGGTCGTCGATGATCATGGGTGCGTACAGGCCACGGTCGAGCTGGACGCCGACGTGCGGGTGGTAGAAGTACGTTCCGGGATCGGGAGCGGTGAACTCGTAGACGTACTTCTGGCCCGTGGCGATGGGGTCCTGGGTCAGGCCCGGGACACCATCCGCGGCGTTGCGCAGGCGCAGTCCGTGCCAGTGGATGGTCGTCTCGTCGGGCAGCTGGTTGTCCAGGGTGACCCGCAGGAAGTCTCCGGCCTCGGCCCGGACCACGGGGCCGGGGAGGGTGTCCCCGTACGCCCACGTGGAGACCTGCCTCCCCCCGAGGTCGAGGGTTACCGGGCGTGCGGTCAGATTCTTCGTGACGGTGCGCTGCCCCGGCGAAGGGGAGGCCGGGCTCGGGGTTCCGAAGGTCCGGGTAGTGGACTCAGCGGTTCCGGCGCACGCGGACAGCGTCGCAGCCGATGCCAGGCCCAGTCCCCCGAGAAGGACATGCCGGCGGGTCAGGGGCGAAGGGGTCATACGGGGTCTCCTCGATGTCTCGACTGGGTTGCCGGTGTCAGCGGTTCTCGAGGATCCGTCGGCGGTCCTCGTACTCCTCGATCGAGATCTCGGCACGCGCCAGCGACTCGTTCAGGAGGGTCATCGGGTCAACGCGTGGTGGCTGCTGCCCCTTGCCCGCAGGGAAGAGGGAGCGCAGACCGAACGCGATCGCGACCCAGAAGGCGAGGGCAGCAACGCCCATTAGCATCCACATGCCCATGCCGCAGCTCTGGCCCCACATCATCATGTGCTTCTCCCATCCTCAGGTCCGCGCGGACCGCGACGATCCGCCCAGCCGTCAGATTCGCCGCGAGAACTGGCGATCTGGCATCCGCTCGATTAAGATTTGACGAAGAAGTCAGCGCTCCCCCTGGGGAACGGCGTGCGCTGAGGACGGGTCGGGTGACACTGGGGGCGTGACCGCCACACGAGCAACGCACAGCCCGGCAACAGCCGGCCGCGTCCTCATCGTCGAGGACGAGGTGTCCCTGGCCGAGATGGTCACCGCCTACCTCGAGCGAGCAGGCTTCGAGACCCACGCCGTGCACTCCGGGACCGACGCGGTCGCCGCAGCCCGCACCCTGCACCCCGACGTCGTCGTCCTCGACCTCGGCCTGCCCGGGCTGGACGGTGTCGAGGTCTGCCGCCAGATCCGCACCTTCACCGACTGCTACGTCATCATGACCACAGCACGCACCGACGAGGTCGACACGCTCATCGGGCTCTCGGTCGGCGCGGACGACTACCTCGCCAAGCCGTTCAGCCTCCGTGAGATGACCGCCCGGGTCCAGACCATGATGCGGCGGCCACGAACTCCGGCTGCCACCTCCGAGGAGCTGAGCAACGGAACCCGGTCGTTCGGGACCCTTCAGGTCGATCCTGTCGGCCACGAGGTCCGTCTCGACGGCGAGCCCGTGGCACTGACCCCCACCGAACGTGACCTCCTCATCACCCTGGCATCCCGCCCAACCATGGCGTTCACCCGCCGCCAGCTCATCGACGAGGTCTGGGGCGGCGGCTGGGTCGGCGACGAACACCTCGTCGATGTCCACGTGGCCCACCTGCGACGCAAGCTCGGTGACGACCCCGACGCCGGCCGCTTCGTCACCACCGTCCGAGGCGTGGGGTACCGAATGGGCAAGGGATGACAACCAGAGACACCAATCCACGCACGCGAGGCCTGACCAGCCGACTCCTCCTCGGCCAGGCCATCGTCCTGGTCGCCGGCGCCCTGACGACAGGCCTGGTCGCCGCCGTCGTCGGCCCACCGCTCTTCCACGACCACCTGCTCCAAGCCGGTCACGCGGAGAACTCCCCCGAGCTCATCCACATCGAGATGGCCTACCGAGATGCGTCCTTCCTCTCCCTCGGCCTCGGCCTGATCATCTCTCTAGCGGCTGCTGGCGCCGTCTCATGGCTTCTCGCCAAGCGGATCCGCCAACCGTTGACCACACTGACCTGGGCCGCACGCGAGCTCTCCAGAGGGCACTACTCCACCCGTGTCCCAGACATCGGGTCCAACACCGAGCTTGAGACACTCGGCGAAGCGTTCAACCACATGGCGGCCCAGCTCGAAGGAGTCGAGGCCACCCGCCGTCGCATGCTCGCCGACCTGGCCCACGAGCTGAGGACCCCCATCGCCACCGTTGCCGCCTACCACGAAGCCCTGCACGACGGTGTCACCAAGCTCGGCCCCGAGAGCCAACACGCACTAGCCGAGCAAACCCAACGGCTGACCCGACTCGCCAACGACATCGACGCCGTATCCAGCGCGGAAGAAGGACGACTCAACCTCAGCCTCGAGCCGATGCGGATCTCCGACCTCATGTGGCGCGCCGGCGAGAACATGCGAGAGCTGTACCGCGAAGCCAATGTCAACCTCGCCATCGAAGAACAAGCCGCAGCAGGACTCACCATCAACGTCGACCGACAACGGATCGGCCAGGTCCTGGACAACCTCCTGACCAACGCACTGCGACACACACCCGCCGGCGGCATCGTCGTCCTGACCTGCGCACGCTCAGACGACGAGATCAACCTCATCGTGAACGACAACGGCGCCGGCATCGCCGCCGACCACCTCCCCCACCTCTTCGAGCGCTTCTACCGCGCAGACCCATCCCGCTCACGCAGCGACCACACCGGATCAGGGATCGGGCTGACCATCAGCAAGGCCATCACCGACGCACACGGAGGCACCATCCGCGCCCAGAGCCCCGGAGAAGGCCAAGGGTCCACCTTCATCGTCACCCTCCCACTGATCAACAACTGACTGTCGAGCAGGTCGGCAACTCGGCCCGCCTTGAGGTTCGCGATGACGGGGACGGCATCGCCGCCGAGCATCTGCCGCACGTGTTCGAGCGGTTCTATCGCACTGACACCGCGCGAGACCGCGACCACGGCGGCGCCGGGATCGGCCTGGCGATCTGCCAATCGGTGGCGCGGGCGCACGGCGGCACCGTCACCGCAGCCAGCGACGGCCCCGGACAGGGTGCCAGCTTCACCGTGACCCTGCCGGCCGAAACTTCATGAAATCTCCAGACAATCTCGACCGGACGTGCGTGGTACGGCGCCCAGGCTGAGACGGATCGCAATCCGTTGCCTGGAAGGAAACTCTCGCTCATGTTCTCTCGTCGTTCGCTGACTCTCACTCTCGCGGCCGTGACCGCGACCGTCACCTTGGCCGCGTGCGGCTCCAGCGGAGGCGGGATGGGTGGCATGTCCGGGATGGACCACGGCTCCACGTCCGCCACTGGCGGCTCCAGCAGCAGCCCGTCCGGGCGCGCCGCGGACATCACGTTCGCGCAGAGCATGATCCCGCACCATCAGCAGGCCGTGGAGATGGCCGACATTGCCCTGGGCAAGACCACCGCCAGCAAACAGGTGCGCACCCTCGCCACGCAGATCAAGAAGGCACAGGACCCGGAGATCACCACCATGACCGGGTGGCTGAAGACCTGGGGCACCCCCACCACCATGCCCGGCATGACGGGCCATGACATGAGCGGGATGACCGGGATGATGAGCAAGAAGGAGATGGCCGCGCTCAAGTCCGCCAGCGGGTCTGCGTTCGATCGCAAGTGGCTGACCATGATGATCGGGCACCACCGCGGTGCGATCACAATGGCCACCGACGTGCTGAAGACCAGCCAGGACCCGGATGTTAAGACACTTGCTCAGTCGATCATCAAGGGCCAGAAGAAGGAGATCACCACCATGACCGACTTGCTCGGGCCGGTATCCCCGACCAGCGCCACGGTGACCGGCTCGACCGACAGCCTGTAAACCCCACCATCGTTCATATACCCCATGGGGGTATACTCGGTCTCATGGAGCCGGGCCAGCGGATCCGGTTGCGCGTGATCAACGCGTCCGGGGACACGGCATACCGCATCGGGATGCCTGGGGTGCCGATGACGCTGACGCACACCGACGGGTTCCCCATTGTCCATCGGCGGGTTGACGCGGTGGTGCTCGCGATGGGCGAACGCGTCGACGCCCTGATCACCGTGCCGGACCGCCCGGTGCCGTTCGTCGCTCTTGCCGAGGGCAAAACCGGGTCCACCTTCGCGGTGCTGGCGGCCGGGTCAGGCGCCCGCCCGACAATGGCGTCCGTCCCGAAAACGCTGGGTGGCCGCGTCATCCAGAGCGCATCGACGACCGCCGACCCGTCGGTGCGGCTGAAGTCCCGCGAGGTGGACGTGACGCACGCGTTGATGCTGACCGGGTCGATGAACGCCTACGACTGGGGCATCAACCATCGCCGGTATGACGAGAACAACCCGTTCGCGCCCGCGGTGAACATCAAAGAGGGTCAACGGGTTCGGCTGGACAGTTGGAGTGCTAAGGCAGCACCGATTAGACGCCCGTCAACTGTCCTGTCTCAGTGCCCGCCACCGGCGACAACGAACCGTGGCGGGCGTCCACCCGCCTGCAGACCGTCCTGTTCACGCTCCGCGCCCACGTCCGGCAACGCGACACGATGACGGGCCAGGTGCCAGCGGACAGGTGGAACCTGCTCCGGCACACGCAGACCAGCCCCCTACGGTCCGCCCCGGGGATCGTCTACGCCGACGCCGGGTAGGTGCCAGCCCGCACTCGCCTTGACCGGGACCACGGTCCTGACGAGGGACGCGCGGACCGCCCGAACCCACGGGGAGTCGACCGTTTCCAAGCGGGGAGCCTCGTCGTCCTCGGCTCCGTCGGTACCGGCCGGTGTACGCGCTTCCCACAGACCGAGGACCATCCCCCGCGGGATCATGCCGTCGGCCAGACCCGCGCCCGCCACGACAACGAGGAACGCCGGGTAGTCGCCGCTGCGGTGCCGCAACGCGGCGTCCACGTTCGACCCGAACCCGCCACGCAACATGGACAGCGCGTCGTCCGGGTCTGACCGCAACACCGCCTCGACCGAGACGCCCCCGGCAACCGACCGACGGTGACGAAGAACGTGTCACGGTCGTGCGGCAGGGCACCCGGGCGGGCCAACACCACCCGGTCCAAAGTCTCGCCCGAGTACGTGAACCCCGGCCCGCCACGGAACACAGCACCACCGAACGGCTCCTCGCCCCAGATGACCTCCTCGACCAGGCGTTGGCCGAGCTCGACAGCCGCTACAAGCTGGGATGCGGCGAGTTCGAGTTCGCACTGGAGATCTCCGCCTGCGGAGCGCAGTCGGTCTACGTCTGCAGGGATCCGATCCACGCGGTCGGGCTAAACCTCTCAGGCAGCGCCGACCACGACGAACTGGCGTCACAGCTCACACCCGGTCGTCATGTCATCGCGCAAGTGGGCCAGCAGCTCATCCTGCAGAACCAGCAGGGTGCTCTCTGCCTCGTCGACCTGCTCGCCGTCCAACACGAGGTGACACAGCCCGAGTACACGCCTGCCTCCGTGCGCTTCCGGTACCGCATCCTCACCGGCTCCTGAACGCCCTGCCACGACCGACGCTCGACCTGCCCCGCCGGATCGCCTCCGGCGAGTTCGGTGAGGCCGGCGACCGGATCCCGACGCTGGCGGACCTGATGGCCGCGTACCGCTTCGCCGGGGTGCAGACGATGAGGGCCGCACAAGCAGTCTTGGTCGACGAGGGCGTGTTGGAGACCCGGCATGGGTCCGGTGCGTTCATCGTGCGGGTTCCCTCGGCCGACACTGTGGGCGTAGTGGCGATCGGTGACGAGCTCGAGCAGCTGCACGAAGCGGTGGCCCGGGTTCGCCAGCACGTCACCGCGTTGCGCGATCGCGCCACGAGTCCGGCACCCGAGCCTGCGACGGCGGGTCGGTTGTGGGAGTGGGCGTCCTGGACGCACTGCGCCACCTGTGACTCCGGGACCGGCGGCACCACGCGTGGGTGGGCCAACGACATCGACGAGTACGACCGCCTCGAGTACTGCCGCGAGCAAGGCCACGACTACTCCAGCGGCGTCGGCCTCCTGCCCGAGCAGGACCCGGAGACGGCAGCCGCGATCGAGTCCTGGTGGGAGCACCACGCCCACACCGAGGAAGCAGCCCGGCTCGTGCTCGCCGGCGACATCAACACCGCACGCTGGCACGCCCAGCGCGCCCACGACCTCGCCAACCACTATGACGACTTCGCCGGGTTCTCCTCCCCCGTGTCCCCGCCAGTCCTGCATCGGCCGTGGACCGGATGAACGGTGTACCACAATATTGGCGGACGTTCCGTCATTGAGAGCAGGCATTGTTTAGCTCGGCTCGGCGGCGCTCTGGAAGGATAGAAGGGACTGCTGCACGGATAGGTGACAGGTTCGGTCACGCCGCCTGTGTGGCGGGTGTGGTCATGATGGTCTCGAATTCGATGGGGGTCAATCGGCCGAGTCGTTCCTGACGCCGGCGGCGGTGGTAGGTGCGTTCGGTCCAGGTCACGATCGCCGTCCGCAACTGCTCACGGGTGTCCCAGGCATGCCGGTTGAGCACGTTCTTTTGCAGCAGCGCGAAGAAGGATTCCATCGCGGCGTTGTCGCCAGCAGCTCCGACTCTGCCCATCGACCCGAGCAGGTCGTGGCTTCGCAGCGCCCGGACGTATTTCCGGGCGCGGAATTGAGAGCCGCGGTCGCTGTGCACGATGCACCCGGCGACGGGCATGCCCTCAGCACGGCGTCGCGCGACTGCTGAATTCAACGCCGCCACAGCCAGTGTCGACCGCATCCGCTCACTCAGGGAATACCCCACGATCCGACCCGAGTACACGTCTTTCACCGCGCACAGGTACAGCTTTCCCTCACCGGTGCGGTGCTCGGTGATATCGGTCAGCCACACCTGATTCGGTGCCGTCGCGGTGAACTCGTGCCGCACCACACCATGCTGGTCGGTGACGGCGAGCAGATCGTCATGGACCGGTGGGCCCGGTCGCTTACCGTGCCGGCCAGGACGTTTACCGGCTCTTCGCCGTTGAGCGTGGGTCATATGTTGAGTCCGCCTCCGATGAGGAGCATTCGTAGTCGGTAGTTGTCACGGTTGCGGAAGCCTCGTGCGATGCGTCGGTGGAGTTCGATGAGCCCGTTCATGGCTTCGGTGCCGCCGTTGGATGCGCCGTGGGTGTCGAAGTAGCCCAGGAACTCGGTGCGCCACTGCTTCAGGGTGCGCCCGAGCCGTGCGACTTCGCGGATCGGGCAGGTGGCGAAGGTGGCCAGGACCTGTTCGGCGACCTGGCGACCGGCCGCGTGAGTGTCTTGGTGGTAGACCGAGCGGACCTGCTGGGCGCACTGCCACGCCACCTCGACCTCGAGGTGTGCCTCGTTCGCGGCGAATGCTGCCGGGCCCTACCCCCGGATCTTGGACACCGGGTGTGATTACGCAGCGGTCGGTAGCGTAGCGGCCCGGCGGGCCTCGTAGGTGGACGGGGACAGGTAGCCGCACCAGGTGTGACGGCGCCGGGTGTTGTAGCGGACGAGCCACCTGAAGACCTGCCTGCGGCAGCCCAGTTCGTCATTCCAGCACGCGGCGTCTTTGGAGGACCTCGCGCTTCATCGTGGCGTTGAACGACTCCGCCAGCGCGTTGTCCGCGCTGGATCCCACGGCGCCCATGGATTGGGTGACCCCGAGCTTCTTGCACAGCGCGGCGTAGGCCTTCGAGCAGTAGACCGACCCATGGTCGCTGTGAAAGATCGCGCCCTTGAGGCTGCCCCGGGTCGCGGCAGCGGCCTTGAGCGCGTCCTCCACGAGCTCGGTGCGCATGTGGTCAGCGACCGCCCAGCCGGCCAGTCGACGGGAGTAGCAGTCGATCACGGTGGCCAGGGACAGGTTCGTGCCGTCGGCCAGCGGCAGGTAGGTGATGTCGCCGACGTAGCGCCGGTTCGGGCGCTCGGCGGTGAAGTCCCGCTTGAGCAGGTCGGGGTACTTCTGCCCCGAGGGCTCGGGGATCGTGGTCCGCACCCGCCGCTTCTTCACGTAGCCACGGATGCCCTCAAGCCGCATCACCCGCGCGACGCGCTTGTGGTTGACCCGCTCACCGGCAGGAGCGTTGTCGTTGAGCTCGGCGGTGATCCGCGGCGCCCCCTGGGTGTCGTCCTCGGCATGAACGGCCCTGATCCGTTCCGCGAGCTCAGCATCTGCCCGGGCGCGCTCTGCGCGAGCGGGGGCGGCGTTGAGCCAGGCGTAGTAGGACGGACGCTCGACCTCGACGAGCGCGCACAGTCGCTTCACCTCGAAGGTGGCGGAGTTGTCGGCGACGAACTGGAAGCGACTCACCAGCGCGTCTCCCCGGCGAAATACTTGGCCGCCCGCTGGAGAATCTCCCGCTCGGTGGTGAGCTTGGTCGTCTCGGCACGTAGCGCCGCGTTCTCGGCCTCGAGTCGGGCGATCCTCTGCTCGGGCGCCTCACCCTCGGGTACCGCGGGGCTCGGCCCTGGAGGCTTGGACTGCAACGGGCTGGAGGTCAGCGTTCCGTCGGCGGCGGTCTTCTTGCCGGTCCCGTAGACCTCGAGCCAGCCCCGCAGCGTGCCGCGCACGATGCCGAGGTCCTCGGCGATGCCGCGGACCGTGGCGCCCGGGGTGGACTCGTACAAGTCGACGGCCTGACGACGAAACTCCTCGGAGTAGTTCTTCCTGGCCATAGTTCCTGGATCATCTCGCTTCCCCAGCACCACGTGCTGGATTCAGCGTGTCCAAGAACCGGGGTCAGGCCCCGAGGCCGCACGCGCCGCACTCCCGCGAACAGGCAACCATTCAGGGAAATAGGTGCTGGTCCGGAGTTTGGGGACAGCGACATCGATCGTGCCGACGCGAGTGTCCAGAGGCCGGTGCCGGTACCCGTTGCGTTGAGTGGTGCGCCCGGGTGTGGGGCGGCCCCACTCGGCACCCACGACGGCGTCGGCGTCCGCGGACAGCAACGCGTTGATCATGGTTTGCAGCAGGGTGCGCATCAGATCCGGTGATGCTTCGGACAGGGCTTCACTCAGAAGCCCGGCAGGGTCAACAATGTGTGGAGCGGTCATCGTGATGACTCCATTCGAGAGAGCTGTGAGAGGTTCACTCGAAGGATCACGCGGTGGCCGCACCCACGTCCACAACCGGGACCAGGCGAGCGACCGCGCTACACCACTATCAGGGACTCAACTGAACAGACCGATGGACAGAAGAAGAGTTGCCGGTGCCCGGTCGACCGTCAGTACCGCCGGATCATTGTCTCCACGGCAATCTCGCATTGCACTCCGCAGCAGCCCAATAACCAAGCGTCAGCGTGCAGATCCGCCGTCGACAGGCCGTTCGGCCCAGAGCCAGCGGAGCGCGTCTGGCAACAGCACGCCGCCGTGATTGGGGCTGTGGGCGCCATCTCCGACGATGAGCCTGAAGTCATAGCCGGCACGAGCGAAAGCGGCTGCAGTCTCGAGGTTCTCCGCAAACCAGTTGAAGTCCGGCTGATTCCAGTTGATGTCGCGCTGCGCGGCATGGAGAAACACCCGCATGTCGCGGTGCGGCTCGGAGGCGAGCAGCTTCGGGTACGGGTTGCCGCCGGGCATCTGTGCGAAGCTCGAATTGAACGCGATGACACGCCCGATCGCGTCTGGGCGGCACCAAGCGGCCGTCACCGCGGCGTTCCCCCCGCTGCTGCCTCCGCAGATACCCCGCATCATTGGGTCCGCGGAGATCCGAAAGCGGCTCTGGAGGAGCGGCAAGACTTCTTCCACGAAAAAATTGGCATACGTGCCGTCGAAGGCGTCGTATTCAGCATTGCGATGCTTCGTCACGACGCCATCAACATTGAGTACGCCCGGGTCGACAAAGACACTCACGAGGGGCGGGAGGTCTCCTGCAGCAGCGAGGTTGTCAAGGACGATCGCCCCGCGCACGTCCCCCTCGGGGTCGAGATACCACCAACCGTCGTTGAAGAACATGACAGCGCTCTCGTCATCAATCGAATGGCCAGCTGGCCGGTGCATCCACACCCTGCGCGATGTTCCCGGAAAGCGCGTACTCGCTCCGAGCACCAACTCTTCGATCGTGCCGGCTTCTCCCCGGTTCCGTGAAACGGAGTCTGGGCCGTACTCGTATGAGATCTCGCCGAGCGAACGTGGAAGCGGGGCGAACGGCACCGTTGGAGACACGTTGCGACTGTATCGGAGAGGCCGACCGAACGAACAAAACTCCTTCCCGCAAGACGTTCCACGTGCGGAACCTCGAACGGTGACCGCGCCCGTCGAGCCCGATCCCGTCCCGATCCCGTCCCGACCGGGTCCTGGCCGTCCCGCAGGGGTCGTCCGGCCACTGTCACCGGGACAGGGGCCGCTTGTGGCACACGTCCGTACGCACTGACCGGGACTCAACCTGCGCCGCCCACCTTGTGGTCGGACCTTCCGCCGAATCACGCATGCTCATAGCGAATGACTTTCGATCAGCTTTCCGCATCCGCAGAGGGTTCTACGGGTTGAAGAACATGGACTCGCGCTGTCGAGGCGTCTTTGCGACCCATTGAGGCCAGAACGTCACGAGTGGTCTTCTCAGCGGCGGCGAGCTCGGTGCACTGTGTCACGCCGACATCGTCCACGTGAAGTTCCAACCCCAGCCGCCAGGGCACCGGGCGAACCCAATACCCCTTACGCCAGGTCTTACCTCCCTCGCGCCATGCACGTTCGGACAGTCAGCAGCGCAGCAACCACACATCGGACCACGGCCGAAATCGATGTTCTGCTTCGTTCCCGCACGCGCAGTCTGGGCTCGTGCATCGGGCGCCATCCTCGAGTGACGGCATCTGTCGACGCTAGCCCACACAGGATCCATGGAGCGAGTCAATATGCCGACGAATACGCACGAACTTGATACGCAGGGTGTCCACCAAACAGTTGACCAACAACACTAGAACACATGAGACACTAATGATGGGTTCGTGCGCGGATTCACACCCCGAATTCACTTCAATGGTCCGCGGCTTCCGCACGCACCGACGAGTCCCAGGCCCACGACGTCTTCCTGGGCAGGGTGCCCAGTGGGGCGCGGCCGCAGCAGTAGAGCAGCACGTCGCCCGGCGCGCCCTCTGGCGCATCGGGGAAAAGGCGATCGAGGACGGCTCGAGACAGGTCTGTCGGCGGGCGCCACTCAAAGCCAAGCCCTTGGGCGATGTCGTAGGTATGCACCAGCACCTCGACCGCCCCCATGGCCGCGAAGCCGTGGGGATCAGAGGTCCCGTTGGGGTGCCAGCCACGACTGCTCGACGGAGTCAGGACCACGGCGTTCTGCAACAACGTGCCGCACATGACGACGGCGTCCATCAGCTGGCGGTTCGTCGCGTCCTTGTCGACGACGACCTCGATCGGCAGATAGCCGTCCGCGGGCTGTGCGAGCACCTGAGATGCGTACGAGAAAAGGTCATCC
It encodes the following:
- a CDS encoding esterase family protein, which translates into the protein MSPTVPFAPLPRSLGEISYEYGPDSVSRNRGEAGTIEELVLGASTRFPGTSRRVWMHRPAGHSIDDESAVMFFNDGWWYLDPEGDVRGAIVLDNLAAAGDLPPLVSVFVDPGVLNVDGVVTKHRNAEYDAFDGTYANFFVEEVLPLLQSRFRISADPMMRGICGGSSGGNAAVTAAWCRPDAIGRVIAFNSSFAQMPGGNPYPKLLASEPHRDMRVFLHAAQRDINWNQPDFNWFAENLETAAAFARAGYDFRLIVGDGAHSPNHGGVLLPDALRWLWAERPVDGGSAR
- a CDS encoding IS3 family transposase → MTHAQRRRAGKRPGRHGKRPGPPVHDDLLAVTDQHGVVRHEFTATAPNQVWLTDITEHRTGEGKLYLCAVKDVYSGRIVGYSLSERMRSTLAVAALNSAVARRRAEGMPVAGCIVHSDRGSQFRARKYVRALRSHDLLGSMGRVGAAGDNAAMESFFALLQKNVLNRHAWDTREQLRTAIVTWTERTYHRRRRQERLGRLTPIEFETIMTTPATQAA
- a CDS encoding maleylpyruvate isomerase N-terminal domain-containing protein, which translates into the protein MQSTELVGAATKAMNDALQSALGESWDVPSGDVTWSCRDTAAHVADDLFSYASQVLAQPADGYLPIEVVVDKDATNRQLMDAVVMCGTLLQNAVVLTPSSSRGWHPNGTSDPHGFAAMGAVEVLVHTYDIAQGLGFEWRPPTDLSRAVLDRLFPDAPEGAPGDVLLYCCGRAPLGTLPRKTSWAWDSSVRAEAADH